A genome region from Clostridium pasteurianum includes the following:
- a CDS encoding NAD-dependent protein deacylase codes for MLLLDKIEELKKIVDNSSNIVFFGGAGVSTESNIPDFRSSNGLYSKKLKINFTPEQLVSHTFFIRYPEEFFNFYKSKLVYPDAKPNAAHLALAKLEKMGKLKAIVTQNIDGLHQAAGSKNVFELHGSVLRNYCMQCHASYDEKFILESKGIPTCPKCGGRVKPDVVLYEEGLNEATIEGAVKAISEADTLIIGGTSLVVYPAAGLINYFRGNNLVLINKSTTSADSRADLVIHEAIGKVLGEVVREL; via the coding sequence ATGTTGTTATTGGATAAGATAGAAGAGTTAAAAAAGATAGTTGATAACAGCTCTAATATAGTGTTCTTTGGAGGGGCTGGAGTTTCTACTGAAAGTAACATACCGGATTTTAGAAGTTCAAATGGTTTATACAGTAAAAAATTAAAAATCAATTTCACTCCAGAGCAATTAGTTTCACACACATTTTTTATAAGATATCCTGAAGAATTTTTTAATTTTTATAAATCTAAGCTTGTTTATCCTGATGCAAAACCAAATGCAGCACATCTAGCTCTTGCAAAGCTTGAGAAAATGGGAAAACTTAAAGCAATAGTTACTCAAAATATAGATGGTCTTCATCAAGCAGCAGGCAGTAAAAATGTATTTGAGCTTCACGGCTCAGTTCTAAGAAATTATTGTATGCAGTGCCATGCTTCTTATGATGAGAAATTTATTTTGGAATCTAAAGGAATACCTACTTGTCCCAAATGCGGCGGAAGGGTTAAGCCAGATGTGGTTTTATATGAAGAAGGTTTAAACGAAGCTACTATTGAAGGTGCAGTTAAGGCTATATCTGAAGCTGATACCTTAATTATCGGTGGAACTTCCCTTGTAGTATATCCTGCTGCAGGGCTTATTAATTATTTTAGAGGAAATAACCTTGTTCTAATAAATAAAAGCACAACTTCTGCTGATAGCAGGGCGGATTTAGTTATTCATGAGGCTATTGGGAAGGTTTTAGGGGAAGTTGTTAGGGAATTATAA
- a CDS encoding peptidylprolyl isomerase, which translates to MENKVLAVVNGEEITENDLNATINSFPEERRQYFLNENGRKQLLDEIISFELVYNDAKDSDIKDQKDVKAQLKNAEKQILTHAILDRVFKDVVVADSEVVKYYEVNKDKFKDPEKVSAKHILVSTAEEALKIKKEIEEGKEFEEAARQYSSCPSKERGGDLGEFARGQMVPEFEDAAFSQEIGEVGDPVKTQFGYHLIKVERKIEPTEKEFPAIKDTIKNMLIQERQRMKYTWYVDQLKDKYKVEIK; encoded by the coding sequence ATGGAAAATAAAGTTTTAGCTGTTGTTAATGGCGAAGAAATAACAGAAAATGATTTAAACGCTACAATAAATAGTTTCCCAGAGGAGAGGAGACAATATTTTTTAAATGAAAACGGAAGAAAACAACTTCTTGATGAAATAATATCCTTTGAACTTGTTTATAATGATGCAAAGGATTCTGATATTAAAGATCAAAAAGATGTAAAAGCCCAATTAAAAAATGCAGAAAAGCAAATTTTAACACATGCAATTCTTGATAGAGTATTTAAGGATGTTGTAGTGGCTGATTCTGAAGTTGTAAAATATTACGAAGTTAACAAAGATAAGTTTAAAGATCCTGAAAAAGTTTCTGCTAAGCATATTTTAGTGTCAACAGCAGAAGAAGCATTAAAGATTAAAAAGGAAATAGAAGAAGGAAAAGAATTTGAAGAAGCTGCACGTCAGTATTCAAGCTGTCCATCAAAAGAAAGAGGCGGCGATTTAGGCGAATTTGCCAGAGGACAAATGGTTCCCGAATTTGAAGATGCTGCTTTTTCGCAGGAGATAGGAGAAGTAGGTGATCCTGTAAAAACTCAATTTGGATATCATTTAATTAAGGTAGAAAGAAAGATTGAACCTACTGAAAAGGAATTTCCAGCTATAAAAGATACTATAAAAAATATGCTAATTCAAGAAAGACAAAGAATGAAGTATACCTGGTATGTTGACCAGTTAAAAGACAAGTATAAAGTTGAAATAAAATAG